In Carnobacterium sp. CP1, the following are encoded in one genomic region:
- a CDS encoding LacI family DNA-binding transcriptional regulator, protein MATIKDIAEKAGVSSATVSRVLNYDETLSVGDDTKKRIFEAAEALDYTKYQKKRAKKKGKLAIVQWYTEKEELDDLYYLSIRLGVEKRAEEEGYEVIRFFQDTDIDTTADIEGIVAIGKFSDSQVERLTGWTSSICFVDFDLLDRKLDSVVVDFEQAVHSVMDYLTKKGHQKIGFIGGQENYGDRSNTPVDKRSILVENYLHRLNLYQEKYRFIGSFNVTSGYHLMKQAMEELGDDLPAAFFMANDALAIGALRALQEAGISVPEQVEVIGFNDISVAKYVYPTLSTVKVYTEMMGEAGFDLLMDQLESNRRVAKKITLSTDLILRESTT, encoded by the coding sequence ATGGCAACGATTAAAGACATCGCTGAAAAAGCCGGTGTTTCAAGTGCAACGGTTTCGCGAGTGTTGAATTATGATGAAACGTTATCGGTAGGCGACGATACAAAGAAGCGTATTTTTGAAGCAGCTGAAGCTTTGGACTATACCAAATACCAGAAAAAGAGAGCTAAAAAAAAGGGCAAGCTGGCAATCGTGCAGTGGTATACTGAAAAAGAAGAACTGGATGATTTATATTATTTATCCATCCGGCTGGGTGTTGAGAAACGCGCGGAAGAAGAAGGGTATGAAGTCATTCGTTTTTTTCAAGATACAGATATTGACACAACTGCAGATATTGAAGGCATCGTAGCGATTGGGAAATTCAGTGATTCTCAAGTTGAACGGTTAACAGGGTGGACAAGCAGCATTTGCTTTGTGGATTTCGATTTATTGGACCGTAAGCTGGATTCGGTGGTCGTTGATTTTGAGCAGGCCGTTCATTCCGTAATGGATTATTTAACAAAAAAAGGCCATCAGAAAATTGGATTTATCGGAGGACAGGAAAATTACGGAGACCGATCCAACACGCCTGTGGATAAGCGATCTATTCTAGTGGAAAACTATCTTCATCGTTTGAACTTGTATCAAGAAAAGTATCGGTTTATCGGTTCTTTCAATGTGACATCAGGTTATCACTTAATGAAGCAAGCAATGGAAGAGTTAGGCGATGATTTGCCAGCAGCTTTTTTTATGGCCAATGATGCATTAGCTATTGGTGCTTTACGAGCGTTGCAAGAAGCGGGAATTTCTGTTCCAGAACAAGTTGAAGTGATTGGTTTCAATGACATCAGTGTGGCTAAGTATGTTTACCCAACATTGAGTACCGTTAAAGTTTATACGGAAATGATGGGAGAAGCCGGTTTTGATCTGTTAATGGATCAGCTTGAATCGAATCGGCGAGTAGCGAAGAAAATAACGTTATCCACAGATTTGATTTTACGTGAAAGTACCACATAA
- a CDS encoding RluA family pseudouridine synthase — MKKNSRQPARKRKETTKQPSNAKTTNYVVKEPTELLAFLLQEKVKNSRNSIKSVLSRGQVIVDGKSITQHNYSLLPGQTVGIIANKVAIKENALVGVSILHEDEDIIVINKEAGMLSMASKNENDLTAYRQLTTYVKEDNQKNRIYIVHRLDRDTSGVMLFAKSEAVKTALQEKWSDVVKERIYTALVEGVVRKEEGTISSWLTENKAMRVFSSPVDNGGKHAVTHYKKIRSNEQFSLLEIQLETGRKNQIRVHMEEMGHPVAGDKKYGSRINPLKRLGLHASTLALVHPRTGEVVRFQAKVPKIFLQNSK; from the coding sequence ATGAAAAAGAATTCCAGACAGCCAGCAAGAAAACGAAAAGAAACAACGAAACAACCGAGCAATGCTAAAACAACTAATTATGTAGTAAAAGAGCCGACTGAGTTACTAGCATTTTTGCTGCAAGAAAAAGTGAAAAACAGCCGAAATTCAATAAAATCCGTTTTGAGCCGTGGACAAGTGATAGTAGATGGAAAATCTATCACACAGCATAATTATTCATTGCTACCTGGACAAACAGTAGGCATTATCGCTAATAAAGTCGCCATCAAAGAGAATGCATTAGTTGGGGTCAGCATTTTACATGAAGATGAAGACATTATTGTGATCAACAAAGAAGCCGGCATGTTGTCTATGGCTTCTAAAAATGAAAATGATTTGACAGCTTATCGACAATTAACGACTTATGTTAAAGAAGACAATCAAAAAAACCGCATTTATATCGTTCACCGTTTGGATAGAGATACGTCAGGCGTGATGTTGTTTGCGAAAAGCGAAGCCGTAAAAACAGCGCTGCAAGAAAAATGGAGCGATGTTGTGAAAGAAAGAATTTATACGGCTTTAGTTGAAGGCGTAGTTCGCAAGGAAGAAGGAACCATCAGTTCTTGGTTAACAGAAAATAAAGCCATGCGCGTCTTTTCAAGCCCAGTTGATAATGGCGGGAAACATGCGGTCACTCATTACAAAAAAATCCGATCAAACGAACAGTTTTCGCTATTAGAAATTCAATTGGAAACAGGCCGTAAAAACCAAATTCGTGTCCACATGGAAGAGATGGGCCATCCAGTTGCAGGCGATAAAAAATACGGATCAAGAATCAATCCTTTAAAACGTCTGGGTCTGCATGCATCCACTTTAGCTTTAGTACACCCTAGAACAGGAGAAGTTGTCCGTTTTCAAGCTAAAGTACCAAAAATATTTTTACAAAATTCTAAATAA
- a CDS encoding NAD-dependent epimerase/dehydratase family protein yields MARILITGATGTIGQVITKHLKSSHELTLVDIHFSDIDPELLAGTETKDLDLSIEKNWVGLLDGIEYVLHLAGDPSPDAEFYDTLLDLNYKIPYNLFHQATQEGVNVKRIIFASSIHAVDAYPQNVQVHTNQPVRPADLYGVSKAYAEALASYYAYTTNQEIIGIRIGDFKKEGELDPSSGPEGMANFLSARDFCHLIDCTLSAELQEPFLLVNGISNNTFPRLDIDQARVALGYQPQDDAFQLNKIWNQQN; encoded by the coding sequence ATGGCACGAATTTTAATTACAGGCGCAACCGGAACGATTGGACAAGTCATTACAAAGCATTTAAAAAGCAGCCACGAATTAACGTTAGTTGATATTCATTTTTCTGATATCGATCCCGAACTTCTAGCTGGAACCGAAACAAAAGATTTGGATCTATCCATTGAAAAAAATTGGGTCGGATTATTAGACGGCATTGAATATGTTTTGCATTTAGCCGGCGATCCTAGCCCAGATGCTGAATTCTACGACACGTTATTAGATCTGAACTATAAAATCCCTTATAATCTGTTCCATCAAGCTACTCAAGAGGGCGTTAATGTAAAACGCATCATTTTTGCTTCTTCCATTCATGCAGTCGATGCTTACCCGCAAAATGTTCAAGTGCACACCAATCAACCGGTTCGCCCTGCTGACTTATATGGCGTCTCTAAAGCTTATGCAGAAGCTTTAGCTAGTTACTATGCTTATACAACGAATCAGGAGATCATCGGTATTCGAATCGGCGACTTTAAAAAAGAAGGCGAACTTGATCCAAGTTCCGGTCCTGAAGGGATGGCCAATTTTTTATCCGCCAGAGACTTTTGCCATTTGATCGATTGCACATTATCCGCTGAACTCCAAGAGCCGTTTTTATTGGTCAACGGGATTTCTAACAATACTTTTCCACGGTTGGATATCGATCAAGCACGCGTTGCTTTGGGTTATCAACCGCAAGATGATGCTTTTCAACTCAATAAGATTTGGAATCAGCAAAATTAA
- a CDS encoding CsbD family protein, which produces MADKDNSMKDKLKGMKDKAVGSAKDAYGDATDNTGKQAEGKAQKAKGEVEKKVGETKDEMKDRADERADRNNN; this is translated from the coding sequence ATGGCAGACAAAGATAACAGCATGAAAGACAAATTAAAAGGTATGAAAGACAAAGCGGTCGGTTCAGCTAAAGACGCTTATGGCGATGCTACCGATAACACAGGCAAACAAGCCGAAGGAAAAGCTCAAAAAGCTAAAGGCGAAGTAGAGAAAAAAGTCGGCGAAACAAAAGACGAGATGAAAGATCGCGCGGATGAACGTGCTGATCGCAACAATAACTAA
- the tsaB gene encoding tRNA (adenosine(37)-N6)-threonylcarbamoyltransferase complex dimerization subunit type 1 TsaB: MKLLAIDASNQVMSVAVLEDQKIIGEVTTNVKGNHSQRLMPAIHTLMKEVNWEPSALDRIVVAKGPGSYTGLRIGVTIAKTLAWTLDKEIVGVSSLAVLAGNCEESPNYLVPLFDARRGNIYTGLYQWQKRELVQIEADTHISAEKWAVFLSGLPGTFELIGEDRLLHQEIFEQHLSGRITEAPLKDHLPKAGVLGLLGITKVPEDAHTLVPDYLKLAEAEENWRKEHPDQLEETYVEKI, translated from the coding sequence ATGAAATTATTAGCAATCGATGCATCCAATCAAGTGATGAGTGTCGCAGTTTTGGAAGATCAAAAAATTATCGGAGAAGTAACGACAAACGTGAAAGGTAATCACAGCCAACGATTAATGCCAGCGATTCATACGTTAATGAAAGAAGTTAATTGGGAACCGTCTGCATTGGACCGAATCGTTGTTGCAAAAGGTCCTGGATCATATACAGGCTTGCGAATTGGAGTGACGATCGCAAAAACACTAGCTTGGACATTAGATAAGGAAATAGTCGGCGTTTCTAGCTTAGCTGTATTAGCAGGCAACTGTGAAGAGTCGCCGAACTATTTAGTGCCGTTATTTGACGCTCGACGCGGCAATATTTATACAGGTTTGTATCAATGGCAAAAAAGGGAATTAGTCCAAATTGAAGCAGATACTCATATTTCAGCGGAGAAATGGGCTGTTTTTTTAAGTGGTTTACCTGGAACATTTGAATTGATTGGTGAAGATCGTTTATTACACCAAGAGATTTTTGAACAACATTTATCTGGACGGATAACTGAAGCGCCTTTGAAAGATCATTTGCCCAAAGCCGGTGTTTTAGGATTATTAGGGATAACGAAAGTGCCGGAAGATGCCCATACCTTAGTCCCAGATTATTTAAAGCTGGCAGAAGCGGAGGAAAATTGGCGTAAAGAGCATCCAGATCAGCTGGAGGAAACGTATGTTGAAAAAATTTAG
- the rimI gene encoding ribosomal protein S18-alanine N-acetyltransferase — protein sequence MLKKFREWFAMNRAALNKAEGQSWPTTLANRVHLSTAVMRLEDDQAFQWFVATDEDIPDIVRIQELSYNGSAPWNKKALEHEINHNTRALYLIVRDQERPLAFIGAWFVEEEAHITNIAVVPAERNKGIALRLMKEMMQLAQKEDMVKVSLEVRVSNVAAQHLYRKLGFKDGKVKKEYYAGDHEDALEMSLLLRKRDSYEPH from the coding sequence ATGTTGAAAAAATTTAGAGAGTGGTTCGCGATGAACCGAGCAGCACTGAATAAAGCAGAAGGACAATCTTGGCCGACGACATTAGCAAACCGAGTTCATCTATCAACGGCTGTGATGCGGTTGGAAGACGACCAAGCTTTTCAATGGTTCGTAGCAACAGATGAAGATATTCCAGATATTGTCCGTATCCAAGAACTCAGCTACAACGGAAGTGCTCCTTGGAATAAAAAGGCATTGGAGCATGAAATCAATCACAATACACGTGCGCTGTATTTGATTGTAAGAGACCAAGAACGCCCGCTAGCCTTTATTGGCGCTTGGTTTGTTGAAGAAGAAGCTCATATCACCAATATTGCAGTAGTACCTGCTGAACGAAACAAGGGAATTGCACTGCGTTTAATGAAAGAAATGATGCAATTGGCACAAAAAGAAGACATGGTGAAAGTCAGTTTAGAAGTACGAGTTTCAAATGTTGCGGCTCAGCACTTATATCGAAAATTAGGCTTCAAAGACGGAAAAGTAAAAAAAGAGTATTATGCTGGAGATCATGAAGATGCTTTAGAAATGAGTTTATTGTTAAGAAAGAGGGATAGTTATGAACCGCATTAA
- the rimI gene encoding ribosomal protein S18-alanine N-acetyltransferase — MNRIKTESREIQFVFPEEVLLSSEQIHQLAEASYSNGSPWTAENFSTDLEAPFVGYGFAIKHQKAIGFIGYHHFLGEAEITNFGVDHAYKNQGIGSQFLGACLNHLSENGMEQLFLEVRSSNKAAIAVYQKLDFEKVAVRKAYYRNPVEDAQVMRYSKLVNGD; from the coding sequence ATGAACCGCATTAAAACTGAATCTCGGGAAATTCAGTTTGTTTTCCCAGAAGAAGTGCTATTGTCTAGTGAACAAATTCATCAACTGGCTGAAGCTAGTTACTCTAATGGTTCGCCTTGGACAGCAGAAAACTTCTCGACAGATTTAGAAGCTCCGTTTGTTGGGTATGGTTTTGCAATCAAACATCAAAAAGCGATAGGCTTTATTGGTTACCACCATTTTTTAGGCGAAGCAGAGATTACGAATTTTGGGGTGGATCATGCCTATAAAAACCAAGGAATCGGCAGCCAATTTTTAGGTGCCTGTTTAAATCATTTAAGCGAAAATGGAATGGAACAACTTTTTTTAGAAGTACGTTCCAGCAATAAAGCAGCCATTGCCGTTTATCAAAAATTAGACTTTGAAAAAGTAGCTGTACGCAAAGCTTATTACAGGAATCCCGTAGAAGATGCGCAAGTGATGCGCTATAGCAAGTTAGTGAACGGCGACTAA
- the tsaD gene encoding tRNA (adenosine(37)-N6)-threonylcarbamoyltransferase complex transferase subunit TsaD produces METKRNLILAIETSCDETSVAVVENGHRLLSNIVASQIKSHMRFGGVVPEIASRHHVEQITQCIEEALEEASVAYQELSAVAVTNGPGLVGALLIGVNAAKAIAYAYNLPLIAVNHMAGHIYANRLIQPLVFPLLALVVSGGHTELVYMEEDGKFEIIGETRDDAAGEAYDKIGRVLGLPYPGGKRIDEMAQIGKDTYHFPRAMLKDDNYDFSFSGLKSSFINLVHNAKQKGEELDADNLAASFQASVVEVLVTKTIRAAKELGVKQLVLAGGVAANQGLRNGLSKAMAQELPEVEFLIPPLALCGDNAAMIGAAAYIEYNQQQFADYDLNAQPGLTFDSYEGTLS; encoded by the coding sequence ATGGAAACCAAACGAAATTTAATTTTAGCAATTGAAACAAGTTGTGATGAAACTAGTGTGGCAGTAGTCGAAAATGGGCATCGCTTGTTGTCGAATATAGTCGCTTCACAAATCAAGAGCCATATGCGTTTCGGCGGAGTAGTCCCAGAAATTGCAAGCCGGCATCACGTTGAACAGATTACGCAATGCATTGAAGAAGCATTGGAAGAAGCCTCAGTTGCTTACCAAGAATTATCGGCAGTTGCCGTAACAAATGGTCCTGGATTAGTGGGAGCATTACTGATCGGCGTTAATGCAGCTAAAGCGATTGCGTATGCTTATAACTTGCCTTTAATTGCCGTTAATCATATGGCAGGACACATTTATGCCAATCGATTGATCCAGCCGCTGGTTTTCCCGTTATTGGCTTTAGTGGTCAGCGGAGGACATACTGAATTAGTGTATATGGAAGAAGATGGAAAATTTGAAATCATCGGCGAGACTCGAGACGATGCAGCCGGAGAAGCCTATGATAAAATTGGCCGGGTCTTAGGACTGCCTTATCCGGGCGGCAAACGCATTGATGAGATGGCACAAATCGGCAAAGATACGTATCATTTCCCGCGAGCGATGTTGAAAGATGATAATTATGATTTTAGTTTTAGTGGGTTAAAAAGTTCTTTTATCAACTTAGTCCACAATGCTAAACAAAAAGGCGAGGAACTAGATGCTGATAATTTAGCGGCTAGTTTTCAAGCAAGTGTTGTGGAAGTGCTCGTAACAAAAACAATCCGGGCCGCTAAGGAATTGGGAGTTAAGCAGCTAGTCTTAGCTGGCGGTGTCGCTGCAAATCAAGGCTTACGAAACGGATTATCAAAAGCGATGGCTCAAGAGTTGCCGGAAGTGGAGTTCTTGATCCCGCCTTTGGCACTGTGTGGAGACAATGCCGCCATGATTGGCGCTGCAGCCTATATAGAATACAACCAACAACAATTTGCAGATTATGATTTGAATGCACAACCAGGTTTAACCTTTGATAGTTATGAAGGCACATTGTCTTGA
- a CDS encoding DNA alkylation repair protein has translation MDFETVMQELEALGKERMKKMYLSNGAHEPLFGTATGAMKPIAKKIKINQPLAEELYATGNYDAMYFAGIIADPKAMTESDFERWIDAAYFYMLSDYVVAVTLSESDHAQDIADKWIASGQELKMSAGWSCYCWLLGNRPDNEFSESKMSNMLDIVKNTIHDSPERTKAAMNNFLYTVGVSFSPLNEKASETAAEVGIVEVKREKKQNSFLNAYESIQKEMDKGKLGFKRKYVRC, from the coding sequence ATGGATTTTGAAACAGTTATGCAGGAGCTTGAAGCTTTGGGCAAGGAAAGAATGAAGAAAATGTACCTATCTAATGGAGCCCACGAGCCGCTTTTTGGTACGGCTACAGGCGCTATGAAACCCATCGCAAAGAAAATAAAAATAAACCAACCGTTAGCTGAAGAGCTTTATGCTACAGGGAATTATGATGCCATGTACTTTGCAGGTATTATTGCCGATCCAAAAGCCATGACAGAGTCGGACTTTGAGCGCTGGATTGATGCAGCCTATTTTTATATGCTGTCCGATTACGTGGTGGCCGTAACATTATCTGAGTCAGACCATGCACAAGATATTGCCGATAAATGGATTGCAAGCGGTCAAGAGCTGAAAATGTCAGCAGGCTGGAGTTGTTACTGTTGGCTTTTAGGAAACCGTCCAGACAATGAATTTTCTGAAAGTAAGATGTCTAATATGCTTGATATCGTGAAAAATACGATTCATGATTCGCCAGAGCGGACGAAAGCTGCTATGAATAATTTTCTATACACTGTGGGAGTATCATTTTCACCACTAAACGAAAAGGCTAGTGAGACTGCAGCAGAAGTAGGCATCGTAGAAGTCAAGCGGGAAAAGAAACAAAACAGTTTTCTAAACGCTTATGAAAGTATTCAAAAAGAGATGGATAAAGGAAAGTTAGGTTTCAAACGCAAATATGTAAGGTGTTAA